ATTTCATCACACGGGTCAGGTCCAAGCACCGTGGAACCTTTTCTGGTCGACGAGAGGAAACCTACTGCAAACCACGTTGTGTTTTGGGTCGAGAAGCGCCTCGCTGCACAAGGGATCATTCCCGTTTGGAACGAATGAGGTTTTTTATTCACTTGTAACTACATTACATTGCAAATATTTGTATAccaaaaattgaagaaaacattaaacccctatctctctctcaaaacttgATTAGGAAACACACTTCGTTTATGCTAATTCATTTTCAGTTGAGACTATTCTCTTCCTCGCCTTCTCAGCCTGCAAATATTTAGATTCAAACCATTAGGaccaaaaagaaactgaagTAAAGCTGAAATGGCTAATCTTATATACAAAGTTTCTTACCTGTTCCTTCCAGTTAATGGTAGCTGTGACAATAGCCAATACAGTGGCTTGCACAGTGGATCCAACCACAACACCGCACCACAGTCCTTTACCGTTAAGATCATGCCTGAAAGCTAAGTAAACTCCAACAGGAGCTCCTACGAGATAataagagaaaatattgttcCAAGCTCCAATGTGTTGCCAACCACTACCCCTAGCAACACCATTAAGAACTGCAGTGAAGCCGTCGAGGATAAAGGAGAGACAGAGCAAAGGAGATAAGTCAGCCACATAGTCCACAACTTCTTTGCTATTGCTGAATGCGTAGCCTATGATGTTCCTGAAGGTGAAAAGAAGTATGCTAAAGAAAGCTGACTCTACCAGCCAGAGACAAAGCCCTGCCAATACTGAAACCCTAGCAACTTGAGGATTCCCAGCTCCCAAATTGTTTGAGACCCGTGTGCTGCAAGAAACAAATCACTAATGTTTAGGACATGTATACAGAGGAATTTTAAGATGTTTTATATTAAAGACTGAGATCATACCTCACAGCTGCCGCAACTCCGGATGAAATCACATAGTGCAAAGTTTCTGTTGTAAGACTGAGAAGAATTAAGGAAATTAGGACTACTACTTTTcaataaagagaaaacaaaaaggatacACAAAAGCATTACTTACCATATGGAGAGAACAGAGGTTTCGAGTTTTGGGTTAGAGAGAAGACCTGAGCAGAGTATTAGTAGCTCAAATAGCCACCATTCTAAGCTAttagaagaagatagagaaaatGCAAATGAGGTAAGAAGAAGGCATTAGTGTATGTAACTTTAATAATAAACACAACTTATAATGACTTACCAAATCATTGCAGCTGATGGGACTCCGTATTGGAAGAACTGCTTAACACAAGACACAAAATCTTCAGACACAAATCCGCGAGTCTTCTCACAAGAGCTGGAGAATCTCACATAACATGAGAGTATCACAGCGTAAAACCAGAAAGACACACTAGTAGCCATGGCAGGTCCATTGCTTCCCAGAACAAACACCAAAACGAAAACCCAACAAACCAAAACGTGGAATAAAAGGGTGGTCACAGCAGTGTAGAGCAGAGGGAGAACCAACCCTTGTGTCAGTAGAAACCGAGTCAGTGGTATAACAATCGCTTGGGCGAACAAAACCGGTATGAGCCAAAAGGCGTAGGAGCCAGCGATTTTTGATATGTCAGGGTCTTGTCCGAGAGAAATCAAGATCTTTTCGATGTAAAACCAAATAATTGATATGATGAAACAAATTGGTATGTTGGAAGCAATTGCAGAGTATGTGTAAGTTCCGATTTTTTCGTATTGCTTGGCTCCATAAGCTTGGCCACAAAGAGTTTCTAGTGCACCCACTAATCCATACTGAACACATAATTAAACTGTTTTCAgtacttgagagagagagttgattGGTCACAAACTCAAAATTGCAAGAGGTAAGAGTCATAACATAATTACCATAATGCTGAAACCGGTTACGTTTGTGAAAGAGG
The Camelina sativa cultivar DH55 chromosome 15, Cs, whole genome shotgun sequence DNA segment above includes these coding regions:
- the LOC104747093 gene encoding protein DETOXIFICATION 1 translates to MEEPFLERDELVTCKSTWQSGQLTAELKRVTRLAAPMATVTISQYLLPVISVMVAGHNGELQLSGVALATSFTNVTGFSIMYGLVGALETLCGQAYGAKQYEKIGTYTYSAIASNIPICFIISIIWFYIEKILISLGQDPDISKIAGSYAFWLIPVLFAQAIVIPLTRFLLTQGLVLPLLYTAVTTLLFHVLVCWVFVLVFVLGSNGPAMATSVSFWFYAVILSCYVRFSSSCEKTRGFVSEDFVSCVKQFFQYGVPSAAMICLEWWLFELLILCSGLLSNPKLETSVLSICLTTETLHYVISSGVAAAVSTRVSNNLGAGNPQVARVSVLAGLCLWLVESAFFSILLFTFRNIIGYAFSNSKEVVDYVADLSPLLCLSFILDGFTAVLNGVARGSGWQHIGAWNNIFSYYLVGAPVGVYLAFRHDLNGKGLWCGVVVGSTVQATVLAIVTATINWKEQAEKARKRIVSTENELA